The window CCCAGACActcgtgtgtttctctcctggtgAAACCGATGAGAACAgtcgacagcgacgagggaTTTGAACTGCTCCAACAGACGCTGGCACGGCACACGACGAGATCcctccgtctcgcgttttcaaGTGTGTCGCCACTACAGGGGACTTCTCCACCTCAGTATGCGAGCGCTTTTCCTCGCTAGATAGGTACATATATCCACAGGAGGAAAAAGGTCTCTGGAGAGTGcgtgtttcccttctcctcgAGACTccgaaaaaagagaatcCCTGTCCAAAAAACCGCCAGCGCACGGCCTCTCCGCCGATCTCTGTGTCTCGGGaatctctctttcgctcggCCAGGCCGGGCACGGGCGACCCCCCCCgtcttttccgcgttttcgtgcCGCCCTCGCCTTGCCGAAAATCGCGTGCGGTTTTCAGCTGGTGCGTTCGGCCAAAGGCGCTGTTGACCCATTTTCTGCTGGCattttcgttcttctttccgcgggtaaacgagaagcgagatttcccttccttcgcgGTAAAAGCGGTGAGTCGGACGAACACCCCCCCATTCGGCGCGGTTTTGCCCCGGGCACAGAACggacggcggcgccgactcaggacggaaaacgagggacgGCAAATGCGACCAGTTGCTTCtgagggggaaaagagaaaacagagacgcgttCGCCGCCCCCCAGCCACAAGGatgtgaagaaggaaaccggggagagacacgaaagaaggcgagcgtcATGTGCAGCCGAATTTTGGTGGACGCTTCACATACGGCACGGAGgatcgagagacaggggatACAACACACCGAACAAGAAGGCATCAAAAGACGTGTGGGTAAACGTGAAGCCGTAACCTCTTTCTTCAAGGGGTGATCCCCTCATAGGGGAGGAGCTGCTGCGGGGACAGTGAACGGGCGTCCAGACGACCGGGTAGTGCTGGTTAGAGAAAGTGAAGAGATTGttggaggggagagagagggagcgaaaTGGAAAAAAGTTGAGAGTAGGACGATTGCTGTACCGAGTGCACTTTGAAAACGCgacttcgccttctgcgcagcattccacctttctcttccaaagtttctctctccgcgccccGACCGCCAAACTTCCCGTAGGGAGGTGACtacagggagagaacgctCGATCACGCACGGGAACAAAAGACAAGGTGTGTTTCACTAGAAggcaacagagaaaacgcaaaagACAGAACCTTGGCGACGCCCTCCATCATCTCACGTGTGCCGACTACAACTCCCCCTGTTGCTTCCCCCTAAGAGACTTACAGCCCCGCGCACATTTACTGCCGTGCGCCTTTCGCTTGCCGTCTGATTCACTTTCTCATTTCCACCACTGTGGAACCTCTTTGGGCCGACGAGAACGTCTGCTGTTTCGCAACTCACAACTCGCTTCTGTAGGTAGTCGCGCGCCCTTACCAAAGAAACCCGACACGAATCACCGCCAACAACGCAAATTTTCGGCTACCGGCCTACGTCTACTTCACCAGTGACAAGACAGAGCTCAGTGAACTGCACGGCTGCCTCCCCAAGAGCCTTCCCGTCAGCGAAATTCCCTGAATTCGTACATCTGTGCGACCGGTTACGGACCTTCTGCTTGGATGCCAAAGTGGACAAGCCGCGCTGACGGCCACAGTTGTATGgctttttttcgtttgtAGAGGTGTGTCTTTTCCATGCAGTGCATTCACCAGCGCCAGCAAACTTCGTTAAACACGGATGAGCTGTCGGGCGACAAGCAGCAAGAAGATGAGGGGAATTTATGACACATAGCCGGTCGGTCGGTACGGAAGCGACACAAGTAGGTGAAGGTGGGCAAGTTGCTGGACAAACATTGTAATTCGCCGTGCTGGCTTTTGGGGATTGGTCAGGCGGGGACGGAGGAAGACATACCCAAAACGGGCCGACGAAAGCCCGGAACAAGCCTCGACGGCTACAAATCCTTTCGATGCTTGCGCACCAAGTAGTCTGCTGGCGATTGCACAGAGTGTCTGGAGCTGCCAActcttgcatgcgcagttTTTAAAGGCGGCTTTGTTACGTAGGACCAGCAAAACTGCAGTTTGAGCACAAAACACGAGGCCGGTCCCTAAAATCGGAAGAGACTGACTATACACCCGGGGGACGACCTGCGTCTTCGGGGGCTCCGCTGATGCCGCAAACTATCAGCGCAACATAACCCTATTGTGAAGCGTTTTGGTGCTAAGGCTCTCCCTGTTAATGATTGGAGAGAGGTCGGCTTTCTGCCCGCAGTTGCCGCGTTAGAGAGCAAGGGGAGGCTCTGTGGAAGCCATCACGTattctctgcttcgctggAAAACCCGCTGCGGCGCCCAGCCTCGACTTGCCCCCTCAGCTACAGAGCTGCTTCACACCTCGTCGGTTACCAAATTGCCAAGCATTACTCCTGCTTACGGCGATCAAAAAACATGCACCGACACACCCCAGAGTCATTGTCATCCCGCGCCTCATACGTTGTCCACTTCACCACATCGAGACTCCCTTGGCACACGCGAGTTCGCAACATTTGAGGGGTTGTCCTGCCTTCCAGGGCAGTTGCAGGAGGTGTAGAATACCCGAAACTCTTCCCTCGGTTCACTTTCGTGCTTTTCGGTCCACAATTAAACCCCTAATTTCGCCAGTTCGCGGCTCTCCAGCCGTCGACTAATTTACCGGGTAGAGCGATTCCCACAGGCGCATCACCCTGCCTTAACTGCTGctgcttttccttttcactCAAGAAGGAACAAGCGAAAGAATTGGATTTGGTATCGTTGCGCCGCAGACGCGTAACTCgcaacagcgagagagcccCTTCCGGCGGGAAGCAACCAAAACTTGATTGCTCGTCCGCCGGCACTCCACGTGTGTAGAAGGGTGGAGGGGATAGCTGGAAGAAATGTGAACCCTTTTCTTCGGTATTTTTTAGCGCGTGCACCGGAGTCTCGGAGGCGTCAAAACTGGAAATGGTTCGGTTCGGGTGGTCGTTTTCGTGCTACGGACGCTGCAACAGAGTGGAACTGGGCGCACAGTGTGATCCACTAGCAGTGTCGCCAGCCGTCGCTTTTGGTgactctttttctgtgtacatacacccggtacaaacgcagaagaaaaagggttTCTCGAGGCGAGCGGGTCATCCCCATGTGGCATCGGCGGCGAACCGCGATTTCTCTGCCATTTTCACCGTACAGTGCAGATGTCACCTGATATGGACGGGAGCAGGCGTTCTCCcgcgcgctgtcgcctcgctctctccccgtgTCCGTGTGTGTGCGAGGCCGCGAAAGTAGAGACGCGACTCGCTAGCAGGCGGACAGTCGATTGTCGCAGGAAAGCCTGCGCGCGACGATCATCGAGCCggggacgagagggaagcgtcGAGGGCGGGCAGGACGAGGCGATGTGTcgagcgccttctcctctctctcctgtcggAACTGAACGCTTTTGGAGCGTCGATGAATTTCCCAAGGGCAGACTCTCCTGTCCGAAAAAGCTACAGATCCACGCAAGCTGTGCGACAGCTGCAGCAATTGTTTTTCGGGGCACAAAAAAGCGTCTCGGATGGACTGTACTTTCCACTCTGGAAAAGAATGCGCAAGACCATCGAGAGTTCGTGCCTCCCCGTCGCGCTGGTTTTTCTCGATTTTCGCAACTGTGTAtttcttccctcgtttttATTATGATCTTCTTCCCAGTTTCAGTCAGTCCTTGTTAGGCGTCTTTTCACGTCTTCGTTGCTTCATATCCCCTCGCAACTCTCCGGGCCTCGTTTGATAcacggcgtcttcgccgctctcttcaaATCCGCGCCTCCCCTTGTCCAGTGGTCCGTTCTCCTACGCTTCAGGACACAGTGTGCAGTTTTCCCTCCGTACATTTCCTCCCCGAACTCTCTTTTTCACGAGAAGCGTGTTGGCGGTAAACAGCACTCCcgttcccccttttcccgTTGTTGGGCCCTTTTTGTCCCCGTCGACTGGTTCCTCCCCTTCATCCCGTTTCcagtcttctcgcttctttaCTATAAACATCCGCGGGTTCCagcgttcgcttcctccccacGCATCGGCAGAAAATTCAATCTACAGTGGAGCGAGTCTTCTGACTAGGACCCGAAGGCGCCTCGGTTCTGTCCCTCCGCCGCAAATCGGCTTGGCGTCGTGGAAGCGGAGAACCCCTCTCATCAAGAGTgagacaggaggaaaagCAGTTGGCTCTACACCCGCGAAACTCTCCAATTTAAGAACCCCCCAATCTCTCTTATCTTGTGTGATTGATCTCCCTAAGTTGCGCTCGTCGAGCCCGCAACGGTCTGATGTGCCGTCAACGGCGTTTTAGCTGTTTTGCTTCGTCTTGGGGAACTCTTCGTAACATCGcagtttttttctcgtggtcgcctcgttcctctgttccactgtctccttcttaGTGCGTATCccgagagagcgcggcaTGAACACCAGGCAGTTTCACTGGAAAAACGCATCGATGTCCCGGCTACAAGCAATAATACGTGAGGGAGAAACTGcaacgacggagagagctgtgcgaaaagaagaacaagggAACGATCCTTGCCGTTCATGCACATGTTCCCTACATACAGCggcaatatatatatatatatatatctgtataaatagatagataggtataTTGGTGTTGTTACCGTACTCTCTCGTTGTCGCGTGCTCATTTGTCGTGTTTTCATGTTTCTTCCTGGCGTTTGGGTAGCTTGCTTCTGTGTTTTGTCTCACTTTTTCGGGCCccactttttttctctgttggGTGAAACTCTTCACCCTCTCATCTAgccctatatatatatatatatatcctttACCCCACTTTGAATTCACGGAGATGGGTTCTCATTCACTTTCTTGGTTGTCCTGTGCGGGTGACGATTCGTTGAAAAGCTCTCAAAGGAGTTGTACGGAACATGAGGAATTTTCGCCATTCTTCCCTGTGCTGgatgtcttttctctggtgtCCTTGCAGCTGTCgcggctctctcctcgatGCTGGTGTTCTTGGCAGTCGCGTCGGCCGCTGCCAGGTGTAGAGGGCCTTTTCAGTAAACACCCGTTTGTCCCGTTTCTGTCGCCACAATGTTGCTGTCTTCCCTGACTCTGTAAGTGTCCCGCAAGTCACTTGCGGCCTTTCGCCGTTCCTCGAAATGGCTAGAGATGACCAGGGAAGTTCGAGCGGGAGGAGGGGAAAGGTGGACGGGAGCTTCGTGGGAATGAACCTTCTGTGGTGTTACAGTTTTATAGACAGGTGAAGCAGCGGCTGTGCTCATTCGTGTGCTGACGCCCCCGTGAACACGTGCGTATATTTGTACACACTCTCGTGGACCTGTTCGCCTTGTCTGTGCATCTATCGACAGCTGCTGAAAGTGGAGGCTTactgcctttctccctctcgctctcctggGTATCGATAGACATTAGCAGTGTGCATTTTTTAGCATCGAAATCATTGCTGTAAACACACGTTTGTGTTAATTTCTGGAGGTCCATGTTTCTGTTCACGGTCTCATATCTTCACACACGACTTTGTGGTTGCATGTTGGTACGCACGatgccttctctgcgtctcggtTCGTCCACGGACACGCCCAGACGCGTCGCGAACGAGTGGGATTTGTCTGCATATAtagctgtctctctgcttcgaaCTGTGACTGTCGCTCCAAAATTCATTTTCCTCTTCATGTGGGCGTTTAAACCCGTTCGCAAGTCGTAGCATTCGCTCTGTCTGAGACCCGAGAGAATTTCCATGTGTGACGTGTACTATTTTCAGAAACGACGCGATtttgttcttcgccttcctgtATTCCTCGTCGGACATCTTCATCGACTGGGAAAGTTTTGAATCGTGCGTCAAGCCGATCCAGTATTGGCTTCTCATCTCCTACGCGTCCATCATcactttccgcctctcccacTATCTCGGCCAGTGTCTGTCGGAGGTAAATGCTTCGGCCTCAACTAACAGACGAGCCGGAAACTGCGGCAAACAACGCTTTCAATCTCTTTTCGCCTCAGTCaaccttccttttcctcccgcgATATACCCGTCACAATTGGCCTTCGTGCTTCACTCTTGACTCGtctccctgcatgcgcgaataGCGTCCCGCTGCCCCGGCTCTCGCTGTACTCGGCTGACAAATAGCTCGGTAAAAGCAAACGTTTGCGTCTGCACTTAGGCGTCGTTCGTCTATTCGCACGTGGGGGTTTCACGAGATATTTTTGTGTAGCGCGCAGCACTGCTTGTCAGTCctcacagaagagagacacgtggCCAAAGGGAAAAGCCAGGGGCTCTGTCCTGCATCGGGTTCCTCTCGTCCAGTTCTTCCGGGTGTTGTTTTTGCTTTCACTCGATGCCGGTCTCCCGTCGCCTGTTGCGTCTCGCAGGATGGAGAAGACTTCATTCTCTATCGCCAGAGAGGGCCGCCCTTCTGGGTGAATGTCCTCATTCTTGGAatcctcttcccctttttcttctgctggaCAATTGTCGGGACAGTCTGGTTCGCTCAAGTCCAAAGCCAAACGCCACAATGTGTAAGCTCAGGCATGCGTTTCCGCATCGGAAAGCCCCTGAAACTGCGCCTTTCTTCGACACGTGCTTCTCCGCAGGCGTCTACTCCCATTTCCATGCCTAGGTTCTGCAGTCACGTGATCATACGTATATGTGTTGATGTCTGTATATCTAACATAGGCATACAGATACTTTGATTTCTATGCATGTTGTTTGCATTGTACGTTCTTAAATCACTCTCTATACAggaacatatatatatacatatatgtatatgcacatgtgttGGCTTCTGCCGCATGCAATCGTTTGGGATATCATCGAGGTGTGCACGATTCGGCACACGGATGCATGCGGAGCATGGCGGCTTTTTTGTGAGCTTCCAGAAACGCTGTGGAGTGGGAGCCTGGGGGCGGTTTAAAGCGcgttcccgtcttcttcggatTCATTATAttgagaaaagcgagacacgacccccagtgtctctctcttttcgcccgCAGAGGGTCGTGCCAGCGGGTGGATGTGCGTTCGTGGTGGAGCTAGTCCGTTTTTTCGAgcgtctccccccccccccccccccccaaccGCGCAACTCGCAAGGCGCGTGCCCGCTGCCGATCCGttgtttgcatgcagctgccgcGCGGCAGTCATCCGTGGTTCTTTGTCTTCTGGCTAGTTCTCTGCTACGTTTGGATCGTCATCTACATCCTCTTCATCggtgagagagacggacTTGGACACGCTCGTAGATCTGCGAGGAGTTCTTTCtggaagcaaaagaaggcGTAGAGAGTTAGAGTTCCACATtcgtgtgcatatatgtagtccacatacacatatactatatatatatatatatatttacacaCATAGATACATGGCACGTGTGGCAGGGGGCGCGGTTGCAGGGTGCACTTCCGAGAGGAGATGGCGGACGGTCAGTGGCAGTGCAAACGGCGCGTTTTTGCGTTAGGTCCACACGCGCAAGTCGCTTTCAGTTTCCCGGAAGTGGATTCATGGTTTTTTCAAAAGCTCCTGGCGCATCGTGTTGGTTTTTCAGCGATTGCGGCGGTTTTTGAATATCGCGCCCGCCGCGCAGAACAGGAGTTCCAGATTTTGCAAAACGAGGACATGCTTACAAGGTAAGACACGGTAACTCTCCGTTCCTCGCACTTCGTCGTTTGTCTCTGACTTTCCCCCATGAagctcctcttcttgctcaTCTTTCTGGACTGTCCTTGCTCATCTGGGTTGCCGTCTCCTTTGTCATTCCTCACCTTGACACATTCTCCCTATCTTCTATTtacatttatacatatatatatatatgtatatatatatatatatgtatatatctatatacatatatatatatatatatatatatatgtatatatctattcGGGGGTGCGAGTGTCCAGCACCCGTGTTTCGCTGTTTGTCCTGTTcaccttttccctctcccgtgCTCACATCCAGTTTTTTCgatttttcttctctggtgttgctcgcctcgccgttcacATTGCCTCCACATTCCCCCCACCGTGGGCGACAGTTGGTTCACATAGACAGGTCCCCGTTGTGGAACAGAGTCCGGTTCGAAATGGGCTTTcacaccccccccccttcgGGCTCCTCGAttgcgtttcccttcttcaggTGGGGACGGATCAACGTCTTCGCGCAGTACGGCATCCACATTCTCCGTAAAGGTTTGACTACAGGTGCGCGAAAAGGGGCGGAAACTTGATTTTTCAGGCGCGTCCTTTGGCTGTCTCACTGATGTGCTCACGTTGTTTCCGACCCTTTGGTGAAGACCGTCGTGGAGTTGTGCCGAGCTGCCGCGTTCGAGTGACAGCACCTGCAAAGAAAACTCTCGACCTTCCGCGaccgttttttcgcctttgcCTTGTGGCGCGTCAGACCAAATCCAGCGTCTCCCGCACGAGAAGCTGGCGACCGTCCCCGTGGACCAGCCCGCGTGCTCCATTTGCCTCGACGACTTTCGAGCCGGAGACGACGTGCGGGTGTTACAAGCCTGCAGCCACCTCTTCCACAGAAGGTCGGGAAACGAGGCATCTCCGTAGAGGCAAGAAATCTGCGAAACGGCGGGTGCATGTAAAGGGGCTTCACGCACAACCACACGTGGACATCCTGCTCCTGTCAGtcaatatgtatatatatatatatatatatgtatgtatatatatatatatatatacatatatacttTGGTGTGGCTGTGCATAGGTATTTGTGTGTAGGATAGGACTCGGTAGGCAACTAGTCATGTGGATGGGCATGGGCAGAGAGTAGTGGACGTAGTGCACGTAGCTCGCCTGGAAATGCAACTTTCCCCAAACTTCTTCGTGCACCGGAATCTCCCCCTGGCAAAATATAGTGCAACGTGCAGAttgacatatatatatatatatatatatatatcgagtGTGTTCATTCTGGCtgtgttgtgtgtgtgtgtagttGCATCGACATTTGGTTGCTGCGAAACGCGATTTGTCCCAACTGCAAGAGCGCAATTTACTGCGTGGGTGGGGCAGGGCGCGAGGAGCCTTGCTGCAGGATCCATGACGGCGAGAGGTTCTTCTCCGCCGATGCAGATGTGTGGCCTTCGGAGGAGCCTTTCAGGTGGAGCGCCTCTGATGGCGGCGCCGACGAGCACGCatgcgaagacggagaaggtCCAGGTAAGCCGCCGGTCACACGCGATCTTCAGCGTGGACATCGGCCGCACCTCGGAGGATTCCGCGCTCAGACGACGGGGAGATTcgaggcagcagaggcgggaagacgggcgagagaaaaactgcatgcaccacgTTTCCCCTCCAAACTACCGCTCTCTCGTTACCTGCGAGTTTCTTGATTCTCGCAGCCCTAGGGCACACAAGGGAGCTCGCGGGCGAGGCGTTTGCGTTTCTTGTCAGCCTTGTGattgtctcttcttttgtgTGTTACATGCGAGCAGGGATCCTTCCCCAAAGTCGCGTGTGAGTTGCCCGGCCTGGATCTGGCTGAGCTTTCGGCATGCGAGGTCGGCacttctcgcctgcgtcgtcgtttccgtcttcgcgtttttcttccttttcacgCTTGCTggttttcctcctccccaCCCCCGCAAAACAAACCAGCAGATGAAAGGGCGAAAGGATTTTTGGTGAAGAGCGGCTTTAGAATTCTGGATCTTTCACAGGGGGGGGATCCCTTTTTCACTGGCTCCTAAACGGGCAACGGATATCTCCATCCTCCTCATTCGACtccagatatatatatatatatatatatacatatagatgtatatgtatctatctatatatatatatgggtgtaTCTCTTGGTTGTCGGCAAGAGGAAATGTGGCGCTGAGTTAGGTTCTGGCTTCAAGAGACAGTGGGCAAGAGAGAATGCAGTGCTCAAGCGTCGTTTCTGCCGATTGTGCGCGCGGTCGGCGTATATGCGGAGTGTCGAGGCAGGGGCGCTTgcggaggcgaaaaggaCGTTCGCGGGTGTGTGCCGCAAAAATTCTCGGATGCTGGTTCCTCTGTGTTCGCGACCGGggcaaatgcatgcagtcacggatgcatgcgcggttGGTCGGATTATTTCCCTTTTTTTGAGCTCACCACgtggagcgcatgcagcagacgTGGGT is drawn from Neospora caninum Liverpool complete genome, chromosome X and contains these coding sequences:
- a CDS encoding putative zinc finger (C3HC4 RING finger) protein → MLLSSLTLNDAILFFAFLYSSSDIFIDWESFESCVKPIQYWLLISYASIITFRLSHYLGQCLSEDGEDFILYRQRGPPFWVNVLILGILFPFFFCWTIVGTVWFAQVQSQTPQCLPRGSHPWFFVFWLVLCYVWIVIYILFIAIAAVFEYRARRAEQEFQILQNEDMLTRWGRINVFAQYGIHILRKGLTTDQIQRLPHEKLATVPVDQPACSICLDDFRAGDDVRVLQACSHLFHRSCIDIWLLRNAICPNCKSAIYCVGGAGREEPCCRIHDGERFFSADADVWPSEEPFRWSASDGGADEHACEDGEGPGILPQSRV